In Gossypium hirsutum isolate 1008001.06 chromosome D06, Gossypium_hirsutum_v2.1, whole genome shotgun sequence, one genomic interval encodes:
- the LOC107900287 gene encoding auxin-responsive protein SAUR76: MAKGGNKLMKLKSVLKKLNSFNHKQSRPASSSVVAASDTYEDVSSDVNLQPVYVGKSRRRYLISSDIVENPLFRELAEWSSGENDSDAVINVSCEVVLFEHLLWMLENADPHQPESLAELVEFYAC; encoded by the coding sequence ATGGCAAAAGGCGGCAACAAGCTAATGAAGCTCAAATCAGTTCTGAAGAAGCTAAATTCATTCAACCACAAGCAAAGCCGTCCGGCGTCCAGCTCCGTAGTCGCCGCTTCCGACACCTACGAAGACGTGTCGTCGGACGTCAATCTTCAGCCCGTCTACGTGGGAAAATCCCGGAGACGGTACCTTATCAGCTCCGACATCGTCGAAAACCCTTTGTTCCGTGAACTCGCAGAGTGGTCGAGCGGCGAAAATGACTCCGACGCCGTCATCAACGTGTCGTGTGAGGTGGTGTTATTCGAACACTTGCTTTGGATGCTAGAAAATGCTGACCCTCATCAGCCCGAGTCTTTGGCGGAGCTTGTCGAGTTTTACGCTTGTTGA